GGACGAGGCAGGAACAAGACCGCGACCCCAAGGCACTCCCAGTCCAGCAAGAAGACCAGTGCCAAGTCCTCCAGGACGGTGGTAATTCAGCCTCGCAGAAGGAAAGTTGCCGGGCAGGGATCATTCCGTGCTCAGCCAAAGCTCGCCAAGAACAGTTTCACTCAACTAAAGCGACCACCCCTCTCGCCAAGAAGAGCAGAGTCTACAGCTAAGGATGCCAGTACGCAGAGCAAGACGATGACCACAAAGAACTCGCTTAAGAAGTCGGATTCACAGATGCGGAATACCAGGTCAGTAGATCGACTGAGCAATGCAGAGATTCCGGTCGTAAAACGATGGCGTCTTTAGAAGAGATATACCAGTAGATTTTCATTCATTCAAACTAATCAAATTTGCACCAAGTAATCAACAACTTTAATCACAGTGATCCCTCATGTGATGGACCGCACTGAATCCCACATGAAGGCGATCCAAATTGAAAATGTACTTAAATACGGATTGTCTAGTTTGTATACATGAATAAAAATGTCATAAAAACCCTTATAACTTATTGCCCATTTATCAAATTAAGGcgttatttttttattttatttattcggTTTTATAATAAATTAGAATTTTCATTGCTGCAGCTTAACATTCGGTTTCTTATTCTTGTATGTTCTGTTTAATAAGACTAACTTGTGACACATATCGTAAGCCAATTTGGCTAGGGCCCAAATTAATTTGACAAGAGTTAGTTTTTAGCGTGGTATTAACCAACTTATAAATTTTGTTTGCTTAGATCTAAATGTATTTTCTTAATTATTCCGATTTAGTTTTCTCTTCGCATTCAATTCGCACAAGTTTCCGCTTTTTCTAGcttttgctttgtttatttttgctctGGTACATTAAAATGCAACTACTACAGACTAACAATACTTGGCCATATATACGGATCATATATATGGTGTATATAGAGTTACGCAGTTACTGGCCATGGCCTTGACTTGCGATTTAGATTAAATAGTTCGAAGCATCTTGTTTCTGATTCTTGTTGTGGTATTGGTATCGGTATCGTCTGTAAACGGGCGCCAAAAATCGAAAAAGGGTAAAGAGTTGGGAGGAGTTATACAAAAGAAGGAAAACATTGCTCACAATTGTTTCGATTGGTTTTACAAAAGTATTGTACACAATAAGTATTTTGTATAATCGTTTTTATCAAATTTCCCCTAGCCATGGACTGGCAATTATATTAAAGTTATAGTTATTATATACTCTCCAGTTTGCCAGTTTTGCGCTTGCTCGACATGTAAATGAATTTtctaaaacaaaaattcaggGCGCTCTCTCTTGAtttgtttcggtttttggTATGTTGTGAGATATGAAATACTTGAGGATTTGTAGATACATTTGTCTGAAGCAAAGCCAAGCAAACAGGTGCTACACGTAAATGCCgtgataaaaacaaaacaattgcTCTAGTCTAACTAAAATGCAGCTACTTAGATCATACATTACACGCGCTTTTCTTACCATTAAAACATAATCCTAAATATGCATACAAACATATTGGTTTGTGTTCTTAATTTCTTTTCAAAGTGTATTGGGTTTGCGACTAAATGTTagttgaattttaaattcattttcagaTTTTTTGGTGGCTTTGCTTTTGGCCCAAAAAATTGTTTCGGGTGTTTTCCTAACTTGTCGAAGACAATTGGATTGGATTCATTTTACTTGCACattttgttaaaaaatttTACTGCTAGCGTACTACGATTTCAGCCAAAGTTCTTTCAGtctgaaaaacaaaaggatTTTGAGTAAAACAGTTTAAAAGCAAACTTAGTTCTCCACACAAAAAGCGTTTTACAGGGAAGCATCCAAGATACGAATTAGTCAAACATAAAAAGGGTTAGTTGAGAGTGAATGAGTACTTGCTACAAGggtaaatacaaattaaaaattacttACAAAAATACAAGGTTTTGACAGTGAGTTTGTGTGGTGCCATGGAAATCTCTTCCCCATTCTTCTTTCAGAATATGAACATTTTGAAAGGATTTTCATTGCAATTGCAATCGTACTTCATGATACATTAACCGTGCTGGCCTTTAGTTTGTTCTACGGAATACAAGACTTATCTTTAAGGACTACTTATCAACTCTGCTCGAGATAGCTGTTGGAAAACATAGGTTAAACCTTGATTGGGATACATGAATTTTCAACATTAACCTTAACATTCAGTGTCAGAGGATGTGTATCTTAATCCGAGAGTATAGAACATGCACAAGTTGGGGTTTTGTGTATTGCTAACTAGGAGATCAGTAACAAATGCCCGCTGGTGCAGTGCGTTTCAAAACTTTCAGACCGTTCCATCTGCTCGTGAGATGACTAAATTTGGCGGTAGTGAGTTATAAAAACGTAAACATAAAATCCaagtaaaagaaaaaaaaactaatgcATCCAATAAAAATTCATTTATCATAACGCTGAGAACGTTAAATGGACTCCTTAAATATGCCCTGCAGTTATGAAACGCGTTGCAAGTATACATGTGTGTGGTAGTGAGTGTTAAAGATACAATTAGTTGACGCTCTTGCTGTTTGCCGATGTCTCTGATCGCCGCTGTTAATCACCGTCTAATTAGATGCTTAGAATTCAGTGCGCCCCGCCATCGACATCGACTCAATGCTCTGACGCAGGTGGCTATCGTTGGTGATCTTTTCGCAGACAATGCTCACCTTTTTCAGCAGCTCGATGGCAGTTTGGAGCACCTGCTGCCACTTGTGCAGCTCATTCTCGTGCGCCATCTCCTGGTCTCGCAGCAATTCCAGCCATTCCTGATTCGTGCTCGGCAGCTCACTGAAAAGCGTAGGTCCATTTAAATCGAATTTGGTTGTCAGTATGGATTTGGACTCACCTCAAGGCCGCCAAACTGGGCATGCGGGCCCGCCGATTGAGATCCACGTCAATGCGTTCCTCCAGCCTCCAGAGCTTAAGTAATAATATCACATTTAATGCCAGCATCAAGCACAGCAAGAGTATAACCAACAACCACAAGCCCTTGTGTCTAAGTCTGTGACCCTGTGACCCTTGACCCGATGCCAGAGGCTGGCCGTCACCGCCGCCCAggtgcaactgctgctgctgtaggTGCTGCTTGTGCGGCTGAAGGTGGTGATGGTGCatttgctgctggtggtggagCTGTTGCTGCTTGCCGCCCTCGAGCAGCAGCGGATGACCGGCGGCGGCGCCGACTGCCGCCCCGGGAATAACTCCCGTGGCCAGCATTTGAGTCTCCAGGGGATCACCGGCTGGGGCCGGACCAACTGCCTCCTCCAGAGGACGAATTTGGGTGGCGGTACCTGCGGAGAAACGGGGACGAGCGGAGGAATGGCATATGGAACGGTTAGAAATCAAACCATTCGAACGGAAGAATCGAAATGAACATAGGCTGGCAACAAAATCACAACATTAAGAGtacaacaaaatataaatcacTAGTAAATAAATTAAGCTGCAATAAAAAGCAAGTGATTAGGAGGTACATGATGGGCTAGCAATCGTCACAAGAGACCGTATATAAGATAAAAGATACATTACTCTTCAAGCCGGACAGCTTCAGAAAAGTTTGCATTACCAGTAGTTAACTTTTTATAAAATGAACCAAGCCTTGCGGTGAAAAATATCcttgcaaaaaatttaatgaTCGACATAATATTAGCTTTCTTAAACGAAATTAATGCGCGAACAAATTCGAATTGGTTGAAGATTCGTCAAGTTCTTGTGACTTAGTTGAAGGTTAATCCATTATGAACTAGAAGGGGGCAAAACTTTAAGCAAAATATGAATGAAGCCTTATCGAAACTTGATAAAGCAATTAAAAGTAATCATTACCAGTAGAAAAAATTATTAGATTAATAAAAGGAAGCATTCGAAAAGAAGGTTAAAATTGGTGAAATTGCTTTATGGTCGGCATCACGTGTGCTCATAAATCTTTGGCAGTGCCAGCTGTGCCTCTTATCGAATTTACTTGGAAAAGTATATTTAAAGTTAAGTTTAATCGCATTAAAAGAACGATGTAATTTAGTAAAGAATCCGAAATCACTCTAAATTAAGTTTCATTAAGTTTCAAACTATTATTTATGAcatattttcttaattttgaAGATTCTTTAAGAATTTTAAGCTTAATTCTGAGTAGATTATAAGGTACGACACTTATTCATCCGTTAGTAAAACTGACCAAATTATctattcgtttttttttttttataaacaactaACTAACTGTATTTTAATACTGATAGACATAAAAAAATTCCCGTGTGGCAATTGCTAGTCAGGAAGGATCCAAATACTTAAGCTGTACCTCTGCCGGACTGAAGTACAGCCTTACGGTGATGCCAGTGATGGggatgctgctgatgatggGGAAGCAGaggctgatgatgatgataggAGTGCCTGGCATcgtgatgatgatgctgaCTACCatggtgatggtggtgatgATGGTGCATGTGCAAGTGCTGGTGCTGATGTTGGTCCTGCTGATGGGGATGTCGCGACTCTTGGATGCTGTCATTGTCCGTGCTGGTGGCCGTATGGAGGGCACCTGTCGTGATGGAGGTGGTCGACGTGGAGGTGGCGGATTGCTGATTCATGCCTGAGATGTATGTTGATTGTAGCTGGATGTTGCTTTTGGTTCGTAACGAGTGGTTTCATGTTTATTGTGAGCATGCGTGCGTTTTGGTGTGGTTAGAAGAAGCAATGGCAATTGGCATTGGCAGTTATCGAATTCGAACTCTGATTTCATATGTTCATTACAAAATATTAGAAAGAAATTGCTTTGCTTTGTTGCtgtatttgttgttcttgttgttgtggttgttgcaTTGTAGTTAATTGGTTGCTGCGGCTAGAGTCGCAATGCTTACCTCTCCTCGGCCGCCGACCCTTTCCCTTGGCAGGTGGAATGCACGTCTCGCTCTGGAGCGCATGCAACTGAGCGCCAAAGAAGTCCTCCAGGCCCGCCCACGTGTTCTTCTCAATAAAGCCCTTGACCACGCCCCAGATCGACTTCTTGTACTTGATCTGGGTGTGAATTGAGAGCATAGTGTGATCATCGACAGTTCTATGAAACGGAATTAGAATGCCAATTAGAAAAGTCAGAAGTTGAGTGACATCTGTGCACTGTTCATCAGCCAGCTAGTTATCATCGCCGAGTGCAAGTTGGGTGACTCACCTGGCCAGGCAGAAGTGTATGAGCACACTGAAACTTTCCGCGTATGGAATGCCTGCATTAACACTATTTACATCTATGGAATACAGTTCTCCCGGCTTGCTACACTCCCGCTGCGTCTGGTACTCGGTAACCTAGGGGAATCATTGTATGCATTTGATAGTCAGTTTATTTGTTCGTTTCTATTTTGAGGCCAGTGCACATTCACCTTTGAGGTCTTGGGCCCCACAGAGGCGGCCAATTGAACAGTGACGTTCACTGTGCGCACTTGCAGACCCTCCTCGTTCTTGGTCCACTCGCCTAGCACGAGGTCCGTTGACTTGCGCATGGCATGGAATTCAGTTATGAATTTGGACTTGCTGAACAGAAGATTAAACAAGGTGTCCACGTTAATTGGCAGAATGGTGTGCACGATCTGGCGTCCCTCGTGCGTCGAGGTGCACTCTGTGGTGGGCACAAATCTAAGCGGGCGATAGAAGGAGTATGTTAGTTAGATGTGATTAACTCATGGCACCTAAAACTTACGGCAAATTGTTCTCCTCGGAATCAGACGAGTCGGAGACATCTGTCGGCACACTCTCGGCAGCATTTTTGCCCTCTTCGCGTTGGCGATGGATTTTCCCTAGCTTTCGCTTCATTTCCATCTTGGACTCCAAGGATCCTGACCCGGAACTGGCACTGGCCAACGTTTGAGCGGCTGCTGCCGCAGCTACGGCGGCCGAGTTCGAAGCCGTGCTAACCTTCTTCTCCGCACTCATCTTGtcgctgccactgccgctggCTGCCGCCGTATTTGAGCCCGACAGAGATCCCGATCCGGAGCCAGAGCCCGTGTGGTTGGCaatggtggaggaggaggcagTGGTGGAGCCCGCTGTGCTGCCGCTGCTGACGTTGGGAGCGCTCATGGTGACGCTCACCGATAGCTCCGTCGGCTTCACCGAGCTGAGCGTCAGCTCCTTGGCATTCTGTTTCATCTTCTTGTTCAATTTGCGGGAGCTCTCCCTGGTCTTATTGTTATCCGATCCGCTGGCCGAGGCGTTGGCCGATGACTTGGACGAATTGAAGAAATATTTCGTTTTAGACTTGCGGGGGGCAGAGGCGCggacgccgccgccgctgctggcGCTGCTGTTTCCGCTCTGGGGAAGCAGAGGATTCGACTGGTTGGATTGATTCGACTGCTGCGACTGGCGCTGCGAGTAGCTATCGTCATCTATGGCCGTCTGGAAGTCGAAGTCTGGCTCGTTGTCGTTGTTCAGCGTGGGATCAATGTAGTCCTCGTCGTCGGTGGTCAGGCCCAGCTCGTCGCCGTAACAGGTGTGCACATGTTTCCAAATCTCCTGCGGCGAAAACTGCTTGTTCATCAGCGTGTTCTGCCAGACGCGGAAGAGCATCAAGAAGCTCTTGTCGCGCGAGGTGAACGTGGCAAAGAAGTACTTGTCCTTGCCGCTGGATATCGAAATGGCATTCGGTATGACCAGTGCTGTCTTCTCCTTGGTTATGGCCGTCACATCCTTCCACTTGATGCTCACGTAGGTCTCCCAACTGAAGATGTTCGCGTGGAAGCAGACGTAGTTCTGTGACACATACAGACGGCCCTGGACCAGAATGTCGCGTTGTAGGGCACACGAGTAGTCTGCGGAAGAAGATAATCACTTGAGTAAATTGCTTCAATTAAGGCGTGTTTCATTAACGGGAATTCATTGATGATTACACTTCTCAGTTCATTTATCAGAGCGAAAGATCACTGAACTAcattaaaatttcaaatgaTCAAGGTGATTTTCTAATGCTCAACTGCATCATCAGTCGTCAATTATCACAATTGCATTTGTCCGTACTGcacattaatttaaaacatagcATGAAAAATTGATTGCTCATTATGAATCActatttttgtgtttaaatGTAAACTCATTGATAACTATATTATATAGACTCGCTTAACAATTAAATggaatattaatatatatgaaATCATTACGCTTTTGCAAAGTTTGCCTTTAAAGGAGCTCATGAATATAATTACCTTTATCGGACTGAATCTGCATGTGACTGATTTcattaaatgaaaaacaaagGTAATCATTGTGGGCTACTCTACCCGGCCTATTCAAAACTCACCCACAATCAGGCGCTCGTCGTTGGGCACGTCCTTGAAGAGCTTCTTGAAGTCCTCGGCCCGCGACTTGTAGTTGGGATAGATGACGTTGTACCAGGACTTCTTCTTGGCCCGCTCCGAGAGCCTCGACGGCTTGGCCGGCTTCTCGTTGGAggtggagctgctgctggtcACCTGTTGCTCCCGGTCGACGCGCAGCAGGCTCAGCTCGTGCTGGGTGAGATCGCTTAGCCGGTGCTGCGAGATGTCCTGCTGGGAGACAAGCGAAAGGGAGAGCTGATCAAACACCATGAGGATTTCCATTTATTGCGGACTGCGTTGGCGTGTACAAACATTTTAACTCTAAATGGATCGCGCCAGGCAGTTGGGTATCGTTGCctttggctttttggccacCTGTTTGCACCAACACTCTGTTTGTTAGCTCTTTTTTTCGGGTGATTCACGGCCGTTCGTAGGAAAGTCTCTTCGGCCAGGTGTTTGGTTTTACTTCTTATCACCCCACACGCTTGTCGTTCGTTTACGACCCCCAATTATTTACACAAAGTTCGCTGCAATGCTCGATATTagtttgttattttgtttttttctttttttttgctgtctCTATTCGCGCTGAGACGCTCCGTCGCTTGTCGAATTCTAATTTGGCATTGCCAGCCGGGCAAACGTCAATGGAAGAGCTCCGCCGCACACGAATCGTTATCATCGCCCGGTTGGCCCGAAAAAAGCTTGGACCCCTAACATTTATGTGGCGAGCTTTGGCTTTCGCATTGAAGGGTGATTCTAATCAGCTAATCAGCTGCCCCTCGATGGGGTGAGAGGGCACGTACACACATGGTGACACATGCTCCTTATCGCACAGCAAGTAGATTGGGCTGTTAGATGGCCAATATGGGGCCATTAATCCAAATAGCCCATGTCTATCTGTCGGCCCAACTGGCTATCTGTGCAGCTTTCTATCTGTCAATCGGCTGATCGATTGATCGTCGCTTCGAGTGGCTTTAATTTGATTCGAACACTTGGCTCCACCAATTTCACACCTTTTTCGGGGCGTGTGTGATGGCTAATGggcaaaataaacaaacggCTAGTTTTTAAAGCTCATCGCGCTATTCCAACGAAATAGTCAGGTTTTTCTTGACTAGCCCTTGCCACTCATATAGATACGTAAAAGAATTGACATTGGTTCATTCGAACTTGAAAAGATGTGACAAAAAAGCCTCTAACCATTATCATCATTAGTTcatcaaacaaaaacaaattttatgtGTACTCAACTCGAAAGCATGGTTTTCTAAGCATTCAAATTATGACAAAAGCTTACACCCTCAAACTGCATAGAACGTCGATAAAACCAAGACGCCAAAAGTAAATGTCttatcaaatttaaaaatatattttcggAAGTCACTCCCTACTTGGTTCAAACCTTCTTTTTATGATGCCCAGCCCAACACGGTTTGTAAGCCCATAGAAATAGGCCTAATAAAAAAGCAATCAAGTGACGTTGCTATTCAAATTTGTACTATATAAAGCTAAACCAAGCCAATGTGATTGCCTTGAACTATCATGCTCACTGGTGAAAATAGCATTATACTGGTAAGTAGCAAGTGAAGAATTCTTAGAAAATTCGAGTGGTGTGTAATAAATTTCTTATCGCTTAGTTAGTTTCTAGTTACTGACCAACTTGGCATGACTCATAGCATAGTAACGTAATGCAGAAATATCAGTCGAAATTGTATGCACATGATAAACTTTTTCTGAACCAGCGACATGGTCCTCTGATCCCGCCTTAAGTCCCACACGCCGGCCATTCGAACTCACCTCATCGCGTCCACTGCTGGATGTGGATAGCTTGGCCTGGCTAGCCTTGCCCTTGGAGCTGGTGGAGCTTTTCCGGCTGCTGGGACTGTCGCCTGGAGCGCCGTTGGAGTCGACGCCGTGCGGCTGTTGTGACTGATCCCGCGTGGACTCGCTGGACACGATATTAATGCTCGGGGCGGCTCCTGGTGCAGCTGTGTTGCCGGCACTCGAGATGGAGCCGGGACTAGTGGAAGTGACGGCCTGGCTTAACCGGAGGACGCTGCCGTTGAACTCATTGGCACCtggagctgctgcagctggtgGCGAACCGCCGGCTGTGGTGGAAGCGATCTGTTTGGAGGACGTCGATACGGAGGCGCTGCTCTGCTCAAAACTGCCGGCAGCTTCCTGGATGGTCAGGAGTTTGGTGCTTAGACTGCTGTTTGTGGTGCTCGTTATCGTGATCTCCTCGGTGATCGAATCGCGCCTGTGAATGGTAGAAGGAAACGAGGTTAGCATGGATTCAATTGGGCACCGCGAACTACTGCTACTTCGATTAAATGGAAAAACTCTTGAACTAGGCATGCAAATTTGGAAGGATGATGAGATCTCTTACGGAATTGGACCAAGGCCTGGCTGGAGAGTTTCCGGAGCACTGATCCCACCTACCTGTCGCCAGCATTGCTACCAGGCGCCTCCgcctgcagctcctcctccggcTGCGATTGCTGCTGGAGATGCTCGGGATTCTCCTGCGCCTGCTGGCACTGTGACGGCGATTGAGACTGTGGCTGGAGCTGGGCTTGTGTCTGTGTCTGTGACTGGAGCTGATCGGGCTGGGTGGTCTCGGGTATCATGTTGGCATTGGCAGGGGTTCTACTACTGCTCGAACTTTCGGCAGTCGGAGCGGTTATGGTTACACTTGATGTTGTTGGGTTGGTTTTATCACTATCTTTAATCCTACAATAAAATGcatatataaacaaatcaaaataacAAATGCCAAATCAAAACACATGCCCAAGACGACGGAACAACGGGAGCAACTAAATAGATCGGGTAAATCCAACAAAATACTTAAATCGAATAAAACCAGAAGAATTGGGAGTGGGTACAATAGGTCTGACTTCAAAGTCTACAGTTCTACAAGCTGGGAATTTATAAATTGGATCCATTAGACAGGCTATAGCCATTGCAACATTTCCCACCACAATTGAGGGCGATGAAACTCGAAACTATTCAATTAGGAGCGATTGGGATTGGGGTTTAGTTCTACACGAAAGCACCAAATAGAGTTCTTGACACCAACAAAATACTGGCTTGCAGACTGCACATGATTTCACAGATTAGTTCCAAGTAAATCAGATTTATAATCAAGCACAGGTGGATCCACTTCAGTTGCACACATTTCAACAGCTaccatataattaattatttaaagttGATAAAGGTTTAGAAGTAGAGACAGTCGCGATTACTTTCATAGCCAAATGGTGCATAAATACAGGAAGGCAACCTTTTAGAATGGTTCTTAATCAGTAGCGCTGGTAGAACGGCCTCAGTTACATTGTATTCCTATTGTTCGTTTCTAGGAAACCCAATGGGATATCGAGGCTTTAAACCACTTGCCAGAGTTCAACGGCTAATCCAACGACCAGTGCTTCTGGCCATTAACAAAGAACCATTAACGTTTCCGCAGCACAATCTATGGCTCCAGTCAGCACTTCGATAAGGAAGCCGCAGATGGGGAATACGAAGTCCCATCGACAATTGTCAATTGGCTTGTTAGAAGATATCGTGGCTTCTTAACTGATCGCCGGCTTAAGTAATTTCGCTCGAAAGTAATTTGCCCTAATTGTTCGCATCGTTGATAGCACACAAAAAACTATTTCGGATAGTTTGCTGGCTGGGATCTTGCCGTACCAGAGAACCCGGTGTTTCCGACTTTTTCGCAACGTTCGCCTCAGCATTTTTGACACGTTTCTATATGTATAATTCTCAATTAGACGTGCTCTCGCCTCAGTGGGCTGCGACGGAATGGTGTACCAATTGCCATTAAACGATTGTAATCAATTCCATTGCCTCCCCCCTCTCTCTcggtgtgggtgtgtgtgtgtgccacacaattgttattattttcttaatACTGACGCGTTTATTCGCATATTCGTATACGCCAGCAGCCGCTGATAAGAGCGATAAGATAGTCCGGCATTAAGCTTTGCTGAAGCGATTAGTGTGGTCGGGGAAAAGCTCCGTTCGCCTGAATTTGTTTAAACAATAAGGGGTAAGCCCATTTAACCGAGTTGAGCCCGAAACAGTGTACGCCATGCACTTTGCAACATTTTCAGCGAAACATCTGCTCATTAAAGAGCAACTGAACTCGGCACCTATAAAATTCGATGTATGCAAATTGAGCCGTGACACAATCGGctttaatgattttttaagTTTTCTAAGTTCCCCAGCACTCGAAACTAACAAATGTAAAACGACGCCCTTTAATAGTCGCCTTGAAGATAATCGACCTTATCAAAAAGTTGTCAGTTTACAGAAGTCTCAGCAAATAATTGATACAGCAGATTCCAGATCCACCCTTTATATAGAGATCGAGATAGAGTCAACTGGAACTTTTCTTATCACGAAGTTCAGTTCAAGTtcatgaaaatatatatatttgcatttgaataATTTGCGAATCGAGTAAACAAAGTGACGCGAACAGCACTTAATGACTTAATGATGATTCGCGCTCATTAAACGAGTGTGTATTCATAATTGCTAAGAGTCAGCTAAAATGTGTGAAAGATCAGAGATAATGTAATGGCCTATAATCTGTATATAGAATTAATACTTTGCGATAAAGCGGAGTTCAGAAGTTGTGACGACCAACTGATATAAGAcaggaaaaaacaaaatactcgTATGATTgagatttttgaaaatttaaattcaaacaGGAAACCATTCGCAATTACATACCATTTTAATTGACGTAATTGTTTGGGAAGAAAATTCTGGGAAAGTGGAGAACATGCGAGATGAGCTACTCGTGATTTAGTGCTAAATATAGTTTCCATTTCAGTTAACTAAGAAAGATAATTTACTAGACATTTTTAGGGGCGTCTATATGGAACTAGTTGTTTATTTTAAGCAAAGGCAAAACAAACGATAATTTcccaaattaaataatataaatttccAGGAATTTTTGCTGGCTGAATGTCGTTGTGAATTtcaatatgtatgtatgactAAAACTTGCCTTTGTTTTAAAATGCGTGACTAAAAGATATGTGTGTTTATCAATGGGAAATATCATTCAGCATTCAACGCAATTCCCGATATACTGTGCATCAATTATTGCTACAGACCGACCGCAGGTAATCATTACGATTGCAATTGCACCGCCTGGGCGCTTGAATAATAGATACTCCTGCCCCCTGAACCTTGGCCTTCGTGGTCACAGAGTGCTCCACTGGTCAGGGAAGTCGGATTCGAAAGGCCACTGGCCACAGGGGTAACTACTTCAGCCAGAGTTCGTAATGGCTACATCAGCGCCAGCGGAACAATTGGAACCCCCGGCACCTTCTGAACCACAACCACTTAAGCCCggagaaaaatcaatag
This genomic stretch from Drosophila mauritiana strain mau12 chromosome 2L, ASM438214v1, whole genome shotgun sequence harbors:
- the LOC117151059 gene encoding membrane-anchored lipid-binding protein YSP2 isoform X1 translates to MHFVTQQRAQQQHHKSSASSSSSSLASSSSCSGSGSASGSGLGLGSSSRFAALRKSASQGALPKSLATAHSLFHRPSSTQGKHKRTASLNATPMIKDSDKTNPTTSSVTITAPTAESSSSSRTPANANMIPETTQPDQLQSQTQTQAQLQPQSQSPSQCQQAQENPEHLQQQSQPEEELQAEAPGSNAGDRRDSITEEITITSTTNSSLSTKLLTIQEAAGSFEQSSASVSTSSKQIASTTAGGSPPAAAAPGANEFNGSVLRLSQAVTSTSPGSISSAGNTAAPGAAPSINIVSSESTRDQSQQPHGVDSNGAPGDSPSSRKSSTSSKGKASQAKLSTSSSGRDEQDISQHRLSDLTQHELSLLRVDREQQVTSSSSTSNEKPAKPSRLSERAKKKSWYNVIYPNYKSRAEDFKKLFKDVPNDERLIVDYSCALQRDILVQGRLYVSQNYVCFHANIFSWETYVSIKWKDVTAITKEKTALVIPNAISISSGKDKYFFATFTSRDKSFLMLFRVWQNTLMNKQFSPQEIWKHVHTCYGDELGLTTDDEDYIDPTLNNDNEPDFDFQTAIDDDSYSQRQSQQSNQSNQSNPLLPQSGNSSASSGGGVRASAPRKSKTKYFFNSSKSSANASASGSDNNKTRESSRKLNKKMKQNAKELTLSSVKPTELSVSVTMSAPNVSSGSTAGSTTASSSTIANHTGSGSGSGSLSGSNTAAASGSGSDKMSAEKKVSTASNSAAVAAAAAAQTLASASSGSGSLESKMEMKRKLGKIHRQREEGKNAAESVPTDVSDSSDSEENNLPFVPTTECTSTHEGRQIVHTILPINVDTLFNLLFSKSKFITEFHAMRKSTDLVLGEWTKNEEGLQVRTVNVTVQLAASVGPKTSKVTEYQTQRECSKPGELYSIDVNSVNAGIPYAESFSVLIHFCLARTVDDHTMLSIHTQIKYKKSIWGVVKGFIEKNTWAGLEDFFGAQLHALQSETCIPPAKGKGRRPRRGMNQQSATSTSTTSITTGALHTATSTDNDSIQESRHPHQQDQHQHQHLHMHHHHHHHHGSQHHHHDARHSYHHHQPLLPHHQQHPHHWHHRKAVLQSGRGTATQIRPLEEAVGPAPAGDPLETQMLATGVIPGAAVGAAAGHPLLLEGGKQQQLHHQQQMHHHHLQPHKQHLQQQQLHLGGGDGQPLASGQGSQGHRLRHKGLWLLVILLLCLMLALNVILLLKLWRLEERIDVDLNRRARMPSLAALSELPSTNQEWLELLRDQEMAHENELHKWQQVLQTAIELLKKVSIVCEKITNDSHLRQSIESMSMAGRTEF
- the LOC117151059 gene encoding membrane-anchored lipid-binding protein YSP2 isoform X2, whose protein sequence is MHFVTQQRAQQQHHKSSASSSSSSLASSSSCSGSGSASGSGLGLGSSSRFAALRKSASQGALPKSLATAHSLFHRPSSTQGKHKRTASLNATPMIKDSDKTNPTTSSVTITAPTAESSSSSRTPANANMIPETTQPDQLQSQTQTQAQLQPQSQSPSQCQQAQENPEHLQQQSQPEEELQAEAPGSNAGDRRDSITEEITITSTTNSSLSTKLLTIQEAAGSFEQSSASVSTSSKQIASTTAGGSPPAAAAPGANEFNGSVLRLSQAVTSTSPGSISSAGNTAAPGAAPSINIVSSESTRDQSQQPHGVDSNGAPGDSPSSRKSSTSSKGKASQAKLSTSSSGRDEDISQHRLSDLTQHELSLLRVDREQQVTSSSSTSNEKPAKPSRLSERAKKKSWYNVIYPNYKSRAEDFKKLFKDVPNDERLIVDYSCALQRDILVQGRLYVSQNYVCFHANIFSWETYVSIKWKDVTAITKEKTALVIPNAISISSGKDKYFFATFTSRDKSFLMLFRVWQNTLMNKQFSPQEIWKHVHTCYGDELGLTTDDEDYIDPTLNNDNEPDFDFQTAIDDDSYSQRQSQQSNQSNQSNPLLPQSGNSSASSGGGVRASAPRKSKTKYFFNSSKSSANASASGSDNNKTRESSRKLNKKMKQNAKELTLSSVKPTELSVSVTMSAPNVSSGSTAGSTTASSSTIANHTGSGSGSGSLSGSNTAAASGSGSDKMSAEKKVSTASNSAAVAAAAAAQTLASASSGSGSLESKMEMKRKLGKIHRQREEGKNAAESVPTDVSDSSDSEENNLPFVPTTECTSTHEGRQIVHTILPINVDTLFNLLFSKSKFITEFHAMRKSTDLVLGEWTKNEEGLQVRTVNVTVQLAASVGPKTSKVTEYQTQRECSKPGELYSIDVNSVNAGIPYAESFSVLIHFCLARTVDDHTMLSIHTQIKYKKSIWGVVKGFIEKNTWAGLEDFFGAQLHALQSETCIPPAKGKGRRPRRGMNQQSATSTSTTSITTGALHTATSTDNDSIQESRHPHQQDQHQHQHLHMHHHHHHHHGSQHHHHDARHSYHHHQPLLPHHQQHPHHWHHRKAVLQSGRGTATQIRPLEEAVGPAPAGDPLETQMLATGVIPGAAVGAAAGHPLLLEGGKQQQLHHQQQMHHHHLQPHKQHLQQQQLHLGGGDGQPLASGQGSQGHRLRHKGLWLLVILLLCLMLALNVILLLKLWRLEERIDVDLNRRARMPSLAALSELPSTNQEWLELLRDQEMAHENELHKWQQVLQTAIELLKKVSIVCEKITNDSHLRQSIESMSMAGRTEF